The proteins below come from a single Miscanthus floridulus cultivar M001 chromosome 1, ASM1932011v1, whole genome shotgun sequence genomic window:
- the LOC136492081 gene encoding uncharacterized protein At2g38710-like isoform X1, producing MVVATEEMAVYCFDTLVAHYTGEQPPPPAFEDGNHPLFVTWKKVANGSEPRLRGCIGTLEPRQIVSGFKDYALTSALRDRRFPPIQSKELPTLECTVSILTDYEIAEDYLDWEVGKHGLIIDFTDPDYNIRRSATYLPEVAGHEGWTHAETIDSLMRKAGYQGTITESLRKKIKVTRYQSTLYTMHYGEYVAYLKKNRGAAPSISGVPAVNGFKPGH from the exons ATGGTGGTGGCCACGGAGGAAATGGCGGTCTACTGCTTTGACACCCTCGTCGCCCACTACACAGGCGAGCAGCCGCCGCCTCCCGCCTTCGAGGATGGAAACCA CCCATTGTTTGTGACCTGGAAGAAGGTTGCCAATGGTTCAGAACCACGCCTCCGGGGATGCATAGGAACCCTGGAGCCCCGTCAGATTGTCAGTGGCTTTAAGGATTACGCCCTAACTAG TGCCCTGAGGGACCGACGCTTTCCCCCAATACAATCAAAGGAGCTCCCAACCTTAGAGTGCACAGTATCTATACTCACTGATTATGAAATTGCAGAGGACTACCTTGATTGGGAG GTTGGAAAGCATGGTTTAATTATTGACTTTACAGATCCAGACTACAACATAAGACGCAGTGCAACCTATTTGCCTGAAGTTGCGGGCCATGAAG GATGGACTCATGCAGAAACTATTGATTCACTCATGAGGAAGGCAGGTTACCAAGGTACCATCACTGAGTCCTTGAGGAAGAAAATCAAAGTCACCCGCTACCAGAGCACCCTGTACACCATGCACTATGGTGAATATGTTGCATACCTCAAGAAGAATAGAGGTGCAGCCCCGTCAATTAGTGGGGTGCCTGCAGTTAATGGCTTCAAGCCAGGCCATTGA
- the LOC136492081 gene encoding uncharacterized protein At2g38710-like isoform X2 yields the protein MVVATEEMAVYCFDTLVAHYTGEQPPPPAFEDGNHALRDRRFPPIQSKELPTLECTVSILTDYEIAEDYLDWEVGKHGLIIDFTDPDYNIRRSATYLPEVAGHEGWTHAETIDSLMRKAGYQGTITESLRKKIKVTRYQSTLYTMHYGEYVAYLKKNRGAAPSISGVPAVNGFKPGH from the exons ATGGTGGTGGCCACGGAGGAAATGGCGGTCTACTGCTTTGACACCCTCGTCGCCCACTACACAGGCGAGCAGCCGCCGCCTCCCGCCTTCGAGGATGGAAACCA TGCCCTGAGGGACCGACGCTTTCCCCCAATACAATCAAAGGAGCTCCCAACCTTAGAGTGCACAGTATCTATACTCACTGATTATGAAATTGCAGAGGACTACCTTGATTGGGAG GTTGGAAAGCATGGTTTAATTATTGACTTTACAGATCCAGACTACAACATAAGACGCAGTGCAACCTATTTGCCTGAAGTTGCGGGCCATGAAG GATGGACTCATGCAGAAACTATTGATTCACTCATGAGGAAGGCAGGTTACCAAGGTACCATCACTGAGTCCTTGAGGAAGAAAATCAAAGTCACCCGCTACCAGAGCACCCTGTACACCATGCACTATGGTGAATATGTTGCATACCTCAAGAAGAATAGAGGTGCAGCCCCGTCAATTAGTGGGGTGCCTGCAGTTAATGGCTTCAAGCCAGGCCATTGA
- the LOC136492102 gene encoding RPM1 interacting protein 13-like has product MAKVKRSTPVTAPAPLDPGATAAKAKKSASPGVAIAAGKSPAAASPLIVIEIPSSPDRSTGGSHSTKKARKRPAPRTLDLDDEIEMRTPRQKQRHDEDCQILAGDPFSSTTEVAPSPAAANDEIAVVAERGKIACRDYPHARSACAKHPFSRTPHERYCDKCFCYVCDIAAPCVSWKGHGGHCHASDRDKKWKSMRFLMQKVKESKA; this is encoded by the exons ATGGCCAAGGTCAAGCGGTCGACTCCAGTGACGGCGCCCGCGCCCTTGGACCCGGGGGCTACAGCCGCCAAGGCCAAGAAGTCGGCGTCCCCGGGGGTGGCGATTGCGGCCGGGAAGAGCCCCGCGGCGGCGTCGCCACTGATTGTGATCGAAATCCCCTCGTCGCCTGACCGCTCCACGGGCGGCAGCCACTCGACGAAGAAGGCGCGGAAGAGGCCCGCGCCGCGGACGCTCGACCTCGACGACGAGATCGAGATGCGGACCCCGCGGCAGAAGCAGCGCCACGACGAGGACTGCCAGATCCTCGCCGGAGACCCCTTCTCCTCCACCACCGAGGTGGCcccctcccccgccgccgccaaTGACGAAATTGCGGTCGTTGCAGAGCGAGGAAAG ATTGCGTGCAGAGATTACCCACATGCGAGGTCTGCTTGTGCAAAGCACCCATTTAGTAGAACCCCTCATGAACGCTATTGTGACAAG TGTTTCTGCTATGTTTGTGACATTGCTGCCCCATGTGTGTCCTGGAAGGGGCATGGAGGGCACTGCCACGCTTCGGACAGGGACAAAAAGTGGAAGTCTATGAGGTTCTTGATGCAAAAAGTCAAAGAAAGCAAAGCCTAG